A genomic segment from Pseudomonas sp. S09G 359 encodes:
- a CDS encoding sigma-70 family RNA polymerase sigma factor, which produces MSPSNTVEVLYNDHHLWLTGWLRRKLGCPDSAADLAQDTFIRVLTAREAPTLIEPRAFLTTVAKRVLFNFYRRQDLERAYLDALAQMPEHVAPSEEDRAIILQTLTELDQLLDGLPVQVKRAFLLAQLDGLTYAQIGAELGISIATVKRHLNKAALRCYFAL; this is translated from the coding sequence TTGAGCCCGTCCAACACCGTCGAAGTTCTGTACAACGACCATCACCTCTGGCTCACCGGCTGGTTGCGACGCAAGCTCGGCTGCCCGGACAGCGCCGCCGACCTGGCACAGGACACCTTTATCCGCGTGCTCACCGCGCGGGAAGCACCGACGCTGATCGAACCTCGCGCCTTCCTCACCACCGTGGCCAAGCGCGTGCTGTTCAACTTCTACCGCCGCCAGGACCTGGAGCGCGCCTACCTCGACGCGTTGGCGCAAATGCCCGAACACGTGGCGCCCTCGGAAGAAGACCGCGCAATCATCCTGCAAACCCTGACGGAGCTGGACCAACTGCTCGACGGCCTGCCCGTGCAGGTCAAGCGCGCCTTCCTGCTGGCCCAGCTCGACGGCCTGACCTACGCACAAATCGGCGCCGAACTGGGCATCTCCATCGCCACCGTCAAACGCCACCTGAATAAAGCCGCCCTGCGCTGCTACTTTGCCCTATGA
- a CDS encoding DUF3649 domain-containing protein produces MKSKTSLPASYRLAVTSRVLAAVVGGYLMASLAAVCLALWMPTSRADAVITGMMSSFVFYLLAVIWCFACRTAWRAWFGVMLPSAAFATLAGVGFWMVRT; encoded by the coding sequence ATGAAAAGCAAAACCTCACTGCCTGCCTCCTATCGCCTCGCCGTGACTTCGCGCGTATTGGCGGCTGTGGTCGGTGGTTATCTGATGGCGTCCCTCGCCGCCGTGTGCCTGGCCCTATGGATGCCCACGTCCCGCGCCGATGCGGTGATCACCGGCATGATGAGTTCATTTGTGTTCTACCTGCTGGCCGTGATCTGGTGCTTTGCCTGCCGAACGGCATGGCGCGCCTGGTTTGGTGTGATGTTGCCCAGTGCCGCGTTTGCCACCCTGGCGGGTGTGGGTTTCTGGATGGTACGCACATGA
- a CDS encoding FecR domain-containing protein, producing MNFSTQVAEQAVHWLMEMQQGALNPRQQAAWQHWLNAHSEHQRAWDHIQRVNQRLRGMPSPLAHAALNAPTSSSRRQALKLLLILGAGSAAAWSLRQQHILPPLSADYRSPVGQRRKVQLADGSQLHLNTGSAVDVHFDGQQRLIRLLEGEILLTGIASTTPLRVLTSQGLLTSQAARMNVRQFNDHTQLAVFDGHVDVMPNTYSGLPLTVEAARQVNVTRKGWDTPRPTDANSGAWADGMLVAAHMRLEDFLAEVGRYRRGQVNCDPQVANLLISGSYPLDDSERILDLLEVSLPVKVRRFTRYWVTVQARV from the coding sequence ATGAATTTCTCCACCCAAGTCGCCGAACAAGCCGTGCATTGGCTGATGGAAATGCAGCAAGGCGCGCTCAACCCGCGCCAACAGGCGGCCTGGCAGCACTGGCTGAATGCCCACAGTGAGCATCAGCGCGCGTGGGACCATATCCAGCGCGTCAACCAGCGCCTGCGTGGCATGCCCTCGCCCCTGGCACACGCGGCATTGAATGCGCCGACCTCCAGCAGCCGGCGCCAGGCGCTCAAGCTGCTGTTGATCCTCGGCGCCGGTTCGGCCGCTGCGTGGAGCCTGCGCCAGCAACATATCCTGCCGCCATTGAGCGCCGACTACCGCAGCCCGGTCGGCCAGCGGCGCAAGGTGCAATTGGCCGACGGCAGCCAGTTGCACCTCAATACCGGCAGCGCGGTGGATGTGCATTTCGACGGGCAGCAACGCCTGATCCGCCTGCTCGAAGGCGAAATCCTGCTGACCGGCATCGCCAGCACTACGCCGCTGCGGGTGCTGACCAGCCAAGGCCTGCTCACCAGCCAGGCCGCGCGTATGAATGTGCGCCAGTTCAACGACCACACCCAACTGGCGGTGTTCGACGGGCACGTCGACGTGATGCCCAACACCTACAGCGGCCTGCCGTTGACGGTTGAAGCCGCACGCCAGGTGAATGTCACCCGTAAGGGTTGGGACACCCCGCGCCCTACCGACGCCAACAGCGGCGCCTGGGCCGACGGCATGCTGGTGGCCGCGCATATGCGCCTGGAGGACTTCCTTGCCGAGGTCGGCCGCTATCGTCGTGGCCAGGTCAACTGCGACCCGCAAGTGGCCAACCTGCTGATTTCCGGCAGCTACCCGCTGGACGACAGCGAGCGCATTCTCGACCTGCTGGAAGTCAGTTTGCCGGTCAAGGTGCGGCGCTTCACGCGCTACTGGGTGACGGTCCAGGCCCGCGTCTGA
- the fecA gene encoding TonB-dependent Fe(3+) dicitrate receptor FecA, whose protein sequence is MPQQPTLIARTLRQLLLGASLSFTLLPAVMAADAKPYHIAPSSLEAALNQFGREAGVLISFGSEVTAGMQSRGLSGNYSAAEGLQKLLEGTGLQARAEGDNAFSLQPANAPASVELATSSVVGDWLGDAAQANVFEHPGARDVIRREEFERQGATQAKDVLNRIPGVNAPDNNGTGSHDMALNFGIRGLNPRLASRSTVLMDGIPVPFAPYGQPQLSFAPISMGNMDAVDVVRGGGAVRYGPQNVGGVVNFVTRAIPDAPTVKGGLQTETSPSSSHDGFKTTGNLLAGGTADNGLGGAILYSGTRGGDWRENSNTRIDDLILKGKYQLDDANSFNAMAQYYEGQADMPGGLNVKDYKADPYQSTRPYDKFWGRRTMFNVGYRYEQDRREFTVNSFFTKTLRSGYLDQGTFLSLSPREYWVRGLETRFAQGFDLGPTSHEVGVGYRYINEAGHELRYRTPISANNQQIPNTDSRNDRDTRGGTEANAFFIDDRIDIGKWTITPGVRYEMVKSQQTDHVNNLNYKGDYNTALPALNVLYHLTDSWNLYANTEGSFGSVQYSQMAKRVPKGEVQPEKARTWELGTRYDDGTLRAEIGAFLINFDNQYESNQTDDSVIARGETRHQGIETSVNYALDGLSPALAGFDVYATYAYVDATIREDGPNKGNRVPFSSKHKGTLGVGYTEGRWKLNLDSSFQSSQFADNANTEAETANGANGRIPGYMLFSSRAGYDFGPQLSDLNVAVGVKNIFNTQYFTRSFDDNNKGKYVGEPRTVYVQTSIAF, encoded by the coding sequence ATGCCCCAGCAACCGACCCTAATCGCTCGCACCTTGCGCCAACTGCTCCTGGGCGCCAGCCTCAGTTTCACGCTGTTGCCTGCGGTGATGGCGGCCGACGCCAAGCCGTACCACATCGCCCCAAGTTCACTGGAAGCGGCCCTGAACCAGTTCGGCCGTGAAGCCGGCGTGCTGATCTCCTTCGGCTCCGAAGTAACGGCGGGCATGCAGAGCCGTGGTTTGTCGGGCAATTACAGCGCCGCCGAAGGCCTGCAAAAGCTGCTGGAAGGCACCGGCCTGCAAGCCCGCGCCGAAGGTGACAACGCCTTCAGCCTGCAACCGGCGAATGCACCGGCGAGCGTCGAGCTGGCGACGTCCAGCGTGGTCGGCGACTGGCTCGGCGATGCGGCCCAGGCCAATGTGTTCGAACACCCCGGCGCGCGTGACGTGATCCGCCGCGAAGAGTTCGAACGCCAGGGCGCGACCCAGGCCAAGGACGTGCTCAACCGCATCCCCGGCGTCAACGCCCCGGACAACAACGGTACCGGCAGCCACGACATGGCGCTGAACTTCGGCATCCGCGGCCTCAACCCGCGCCTGGCGTCGCGCTCCACCGTATTGATGGACGGCATCCCGGTGCCCTTCGCCCCCTATGGCCAGCCGCAACTGTCTTTCGCGCCGATCAGCATGGGCAACATGGACGCGGTAGACGTGGTGCGCGGCGGCGGCGCCGTGCGCTATGGCCCGCAAAACGTCGGCGGCGTGGTCAACTTCGTGACCCGCGCGATCCCGGATGCGCCCACCGTCAAAGGCGGCTTGCAGACCGAAACCAGCCCGTCCTCCAGCCATGACGGGTTCAAGACCACCGGCAACCTGCTGGCCGGCGGCACCGCCGACAACGGCCTGGGCGGCGCGATTTTGTACTCCGGCACCCGTGGCGGCGACTGGCGCGAAAACAGCAACACGCGCATCGACGACCTGATTCTCAAAGGCAAATACCAGCTCGACGACGCCAACAGCTTCAACGCCATGGCGCAGTACTACGAAGGCCAGGCGGATATGCCCGGCGGCCTGAACGTCAAGGACTACAAGGCCGACCCGTACCAGTCCACCCGCCCCTACGACAAGTTCTGGGGCCGCCGCACCATGTTCAACGTCGGCTATCGCTACGAGCAGGACCGCCGCGAATTCACCGTCAACAGCTTCTTCACCAAGACCCTGCGCAGCGGCTACCTGGACCAGGGCACCTTCCTCTCGCTGTCGCCGCGCGAGTATTGGGTGCGCGGCCTCGAAACCCGTTTCGCCCAAGGCTTTGACCTTGGCCCGACCAGCCATGAAGTGGGCGTTGGCTACCGCTATATCAACGAAGCCGGGCATGAGCTGCGCTACCGCACGCCGATTTCGGCCAACAACCAGCAGATCCCCAACACCGACAGCCGCAACGACCGCGACACCCGCGGTGGCACCGAAGCCAATGCGTTCTTCATCGATGACCGGATTGATATCGGCAAGTGGACCATTACCCCCGGCGTGCGCTACGAGATGGTCAAGTCGCAGCAGACCGACCACGTCAACAATCTCAACTACAAAGGCGACTACAACACCGCCCTGCCGGCGCTGAACGTGCTGTATCACCTCACCGACAGCTGGAACCTCTACGCCAACACCGAAGGTTCGTTCGGCAGCGTGCAGTACAGCCAGATGGCCAAGCGCGTGCCCAAGGGCGAAGTGCAACCGGAAAAGGCCCGTACCTGGGAACTGGGCACCCGCTACGACGACGGCACCTTGCGTGCAGAGATCGGCGCGTTCCTGATCAACTTCGACAACCAGTATGAAAGCAACCAGACCGACGACTCGGTGATCGCCCGCGGCGAAACCCGCCACCAGGGGATCGAGACCAGCGTCAACTATGCCCTCGACGGCTTGAGCCCGGCATTGGCCGGCTTCGATGTTTACGCCACCTACGCCTATGTGGACGCCACCATCCGCGAGGACGGCCCGAACAAAGGCAACCGTGTGCCCTTCTCGTCCAAGCACAAAGGCACCCTGGGCGTTGGTTACACCGAAGGCCGCTGGAAACTCAACCTGGACAGCAGCTTCCAGAGCAGCCAGTTCGCCGACAACGCCAACACCGAGGCCGAGACTGCCAACGGTGCCAACGGGCGCATCCCCGGCTACATGTTATTCAGCAGCCGCGCAGGCTACGACTTCGGCCCGCAGCTGTCGGACCTGAATGTGGCGGTGGGCGTGAAGAACATTTTCAACACCCAGTACTTCACCCGCTCGTTCGATGACAACAACAAAGGCAAATATGTCGGCGAGCCGCGCACGGTCTACGTGCAAACCTCCATCGCGTTCTAA